The nucleotide window GGGCCTTACGTGAGTGGGTGACGCTTCGCACCTGTTCCGGGACCGCGGGCCCATCGGCACCTTGCGGTGAGCTACTCCTTCGATGGAATTCAGGGCCCGCTGCACCGGCCTTGAACGGACTTGAGCCCCCTCATGGCCGGTCACCAAAACCATTGGTTGACAGTGCCGACTGCCTGCCTGCACTTTAAGGCGCTTGGATGGCGCGCAGGGGCGCGCCACGTGTCGAGTCACAAGGGGGCAGGGGTGGTTTGCGTTCGGAGCCTTACGACCGAATTTGCGTTGCAGAAGCACGAAATTTCGTGAGGGGACAGGATGTCGTCATCCCCCTCGCCATCCGTTGAAGCATCGAGCGCGACTCAGGGACGATCGGCAGCACTTCAACCGCAAATACTTGCTCCGTGGCGCCCATGGCTCTACGTCGGGCTGCTTTTGCTCGGGCTGGCCGTTGCCATAGGGGCGGTGGTCTGGATCATTGGCCAGCATCGTCGCGAAGCCGTCCAGGCAGAGCAGCTGAAATTGCGATCATCCCTGGCGCTTGCCGCAGCGGCAACGAATCGTGACCTGCAGGATATTGACCTGGCATTGGCCAGCATCGGGCGGCACCTGCTCGTGCTGGATGCCACCCACGGCGATCTCCATGACGCCGACGTCTCCATCCAACTGCGCGAGGAACTGATCCACCAGACTGCCGTGCTGCCGTCGGTGGTCAGCATGAACGTGCTCGACAGCCAGGGTATGTGGGCGGTGTCATCGCAGACCCTGCACCCTTCGCCAGCCTTGCTGGGCGGCACGTTGCAGTTGTGGAACGAGGCGATTCGCACACCCATCACGCGAACCTTCCTCATGGACGCTGGTTCGTCGGATCTGTGGGGCATGCCAAGCCTTGCCGCTGGTCGCGTGGTCCGGTCCAGCGACGGGCGCATTCTTGGCGTGGTCGTTGCCTATCTGTTGAAGCGCACGCTCGAACGGCCTTTCAGTACGCTCACCGCCGAGTCGATCTCCTCCGTGGTTTCTTTGCCCAACGGCACGGAATTGCTCAGTCACCCGGATATGTCGCCTGGCATTCCGGACTGGCTCCTCGCCCCGTGGAGTCACGCCGTGGCGCAGGACGGTGGCAACTTCGAGGCCGTCGACGATCGCGGGCAGCGCTGGCTGGTGACGGTGCTTGGCACCAGCAACTCGCTGGTGGTCTACACGGCCATGAAGCCCATGGCGGCCATCCTGGCGGGCAGGGCGGGCTTCGAGGCCGTGGTGATTGCCACGGCCGCCATCGGTCTGCTGATTGCGTGCGCGATGTTCGGGCTGTGGATTCGCCAGCGCTGGATGACGCACCAAAAGGGCATCTCCGAATGGCATGCCCAGCACCGCTTTCTGGAAACCCTGACCCACGACCAGGCGACCGGTTTCCTGAATCGGCCGGGGCTCGAAGAAGTGTTGCGCGACGAGCGTCGCGAGCCTCGAGAGATGTTGATGCTCAGCATCAATCGACTCCAGGCGGTATCGCGCTCGCTTACTCACCAGGCGAGCGAACGCATTCTTGCCGAGATGGCCGAGCGCGTTCGCAGCGTGCTCGACGACGACGACGTGGTGGGACGGCTCGCCACGGAGCACTTCGGCATCGTGCGTTACGGCGACGGTGCGGAGGCGCTTGCCCGGCAGCTGCTGCACGTTCTGCAACCACCGTACGCCTTTGGCGAACGCGAGCTGGCACTGAATGCCTCCATCGGCATGGCCAGGCTTGCGCGGCCTGGTGACTGGGCACAGTTAATCCAGGATGCGACATCCGCGATGTATCGCGCCCGGGAAGCGGGCGCTGGCGCCCATCGCTGGTTCGAGTCTGCCGCCGATCGCCCGCGCCAGGAGCGCGTGTCGATCGAACAGGACCTGCGCCGCGCGATCGGAACCACTCAGCTGTACATGATGTACCAGCCGATCTGTCAGCTGCGCCAGGATGCGGTCACCGGTTTCGAGGCCCTGTTGCGCTGGCACTGTCCACGCCGTGGCCAGGTACCGCCGGATGTTTTCATTCCCATTGCCGAAAGCACCGGATTGATGCTGCCCATCGAGCGCATGGTGGCCCGTTCGCCGTTCGACGCGGCGGCGCAATGGCCAGATCAGCTCGCGCTGTCCATCAATCTTCCCGCCTACGAATTCCGCGACCCTTCGTTGCCCGAGCGCGTGCGCGACAGCATCGCGCGCACCGGCATCGATCCTTCGCGTTGCTACTTCGAGGTGACCGAGTCGGCGCTGCTTGAAGACGATCAGGTGGTGATCTCGGTGATGCGGCAGCTCAAGGCACTCGGCGTGAAGCTCGCGCTCGATGATTTTGGTGTCGGTCATGCGAGCCTTGGCTATCTCTATCGTTTTCCCTTCGATCGCATCAAGATCGACAAGAGTTTCGTCCAGGCGATGCACAAGGAAAGCATGGCGGCGGATATCGTCGGCGCCATCGTCAACCTCAGCCACAAGCTGCATTTTGAAGTCGTCGCCGAGGGCGTCGAAACCGCAGAGCAGCTTCGTCAGGTGAAGGACATGGGCTGTGACTATGCGCAAGGTTTCTTCATCGGCCACCCGCTTGAAGAAAGCGAGGTGAAGCATTTTCTCGCGACGCGGCCGGGTTTCTGACGGAGTACCCGGCGAATGGGTTCATTGCCCGATCATCTGATTCTGGAGGGTATGGCGCCCGGCAAGCCGGTTCACCTCGAGCTGCCTGTGGCCGATGGCGCCGGTCTGCGCGCTTACCTGATGCGGTTCGATACTCAGGCCTTCGATGCTTCGGCATTCGCGCAACACGGCGTGGCGCAGCCGCCTTCGATTTCCCGCAGCGTGCCCAAACGGCAGGCCGAGTACTTCCATGGCCGCCTCATGGCGCGGCATGCACTATCGGCGCTGGGACTCGACGTGGGCGACATCGGCATGGGTGCGTCCAGGCAACCGCTCTGGCCTGAAGGCATCGTTGGCAGCATCTCGCATGCCCATGGCGTGGTCGGTGCCGCCGTCGAGCGTCGCGGACCTCGTTCGGGCATTGGCATCGATATCGAACGGGTCGCCAGCGCGGAAGCGTGTCACGCGCTTTCGGAAACGGTGGTCAACGACCGTGAGCTGACGTACCTGAAGCGCGAAGTCGCGATGTTGTCGCTGGATCTTGCGTTGACCACCGTGTTCTCCGCGAAGGAAAGTTTCTTCAAGGCGGCATTTGACGTGGTGGGCCACTACTTCGATTTCAGTGTGGTTCGACTTATCGATTTTCAGCCGGGCCGTGGCACGATGCGCCTGCAACTGACGGAGCACCTGTGTGACGCGTTCCGCCAGGGTGATGTGATTGACGTCGGTGCATGTCGGATTGCCGGCAACATGCTGCTCACTCATATCGCGTGGTAAATGCAACGTTGTCGATGCCCGAACAGGACGTGCTGGGATAAGCTTGATGGCATCGACAGGGGAAGGCACATTCATGGGCAAGCGTAGGACGTTCGGTCCGATGGGGCGCGCGTGTGCATTCGCGTGGGTGGCTTTGTCGTTCTCGGCGCACGTCGCCGCGGATGCCGCCAGGCCGGCGCCTTTGATTACGGATGAGATCTATACCAAACCGGTTCGCCTGGTCGATATTGGCCAGGGCCAGCGCCTGAACCTCTATTGCCAGGGCTCGGGTTCGCCCACCGTCATCCTTGATGCCGGCATGAGTGACTCGATGGTGTCCTGGGCGCTGGTGCAGCCTTCGCTTGCGAAAATCACCCGGGTTTGTTCGTTCGATCGCGCGGGGCTGGGTTTCAGCGATCCGGCGCGGCGAACCAGTACGCCGGTCAATCAGTCAGAAGACCTGCATGCCTTGCTCAGGGCGGCGAAGGTGATGCCGCCGTACGTGATGGTCGGCCACTCGATGGCAGGCATGAACGTGCGAGTGTTTGCCGATAAGTATCCCGCCGACGTGGTGGGAATGGTGGTGGTCGAAGGTTCGCACGAGGATCAGTCGGTGCGCGGCTGGGCCATTGGCGAGGAAGGTGCGCAGGCTAAGTGGGATGCCTGGCTGAAGGAAACGCATGCCTGCATTGCCGAGGCTCAGAAGGGTCTGATCGAGGGCTCGCCCATGTATGCCACATGCCTGGGAACGAGCGATACGCGCATTAGCGATGCCATCAACCAGGCGCGGACCCGGCGTGAAGTTTTGCCGGCATATCAGGCGGCCGCGGCATCCGAGCGTGAAAACGTCTTCTACGAAAGCGCCCGCGAGACGCGCGCGACGCGCAAGGATTTCGGCAGCATGCCGATCATCGTCCTGACGCATTCGCCTTTTCCCAAGCGCGATGACGAAACCCAGGTCGAGCGCAACCAGCGGACCCTGCTGTGGGAGGATATGCATACGCAGGTGGCGAGCATGTCTACGCGAGGCATCAACATCATCGTGCCCCATAGCGGCCACTACATCCAGTTCGACAAGCCACAGGTGGTGATCGATGCCATCGAGCAGGCGGTAGGCATCGCGCGAAGGAAGTGACTTGCTGATGTGCAAGACGGTTGGTACGCGGCTTGCCCGGGAAATTCCTCAAGGTCGGCCCTGCGCGGGCCGATCCCGGCGACAGTATCGGTCGGCGGAAAAGCCTTCGAAGGAACCCATGGCATGGATCGACGCAGCGTTTTGAAAGGTGGCGTGTACGGGGTCCTCGCCCTGGGAGCTTCTCCGTGGGTGTCGTCGGCGAAACCGGTCGCCGGCAAGCAGGACAAGTTCGCTGACCTCGAGCGTCGCTTTGGCGGCCGGCTGGGTGTGGCGATACACGACCTTGAAACCGGGCAGAAGGCAGGGCACCGCCAGGACGAGCGCTTTCTTATGTGCAGCACGTTCAAGCTGCTCGAGGCGGCGGCCATCCTCGCTCGCGTGGACAAAGGGGCTGAGTCCCTTGATCGCAGGATCGTATTTGGGCCGGATGTGCTGCTGTCGCACGCGCCGATCACCCGGCAACATGCAGGTGGCGAAGGCATGACGGTCGGTGAGTTGTGCCAGGCGGCCATCACCGTGAGCGACAATACGGCGGCGAATTTGCTGCTGGAAAGCCTGGGTGGCCTGATGGCTTTCAACGGCTTTCTGCGGAGCCTGGGTGATCATGTGACCCGGCTCGATCGCAACGAGCCCACATTGAACGTCGCCCATGGCGATCTGGACACGACATCGCCAAAGGCGATGCTCGGGAGCGTCGAAAAAGTCATGCTGGGCGATGCACTGTCACCCGCATCGCGCGAGCAACTCGCCGCGTGGATGAAGCAAACTACGACGGGATTGACCGCCATCCGTGCGGGACTTCCCCCGGCATGGCTTGCTGGCGACAAGACCGGTCGCGGTTCGCACGGCGAGACGAACGACATCACGCTTGCCTGGCCGCCCGGCCGCAAGCCGGTGCTTATCGTGGCCTACTACGCCCATCCAGATGTCAGCGACGATGTTCGCAGCCACGTGTTGGCGGAGATCGGCCGGATGGTTGTTGACGGTTGACGCTCACTCTCATCGGGGCGCGTTCGTATGCTCGGGGGCACCTTTCAGGAGGTCAGTCCGGTGGTCGGAAGCGAGCAGAACATAGCGTTCATACTGGCGAAGCACGTCAGCGATGATTTCTTCGGGACGAAGATAGCTGATCACATAGCCTTCGCGACCGTCGGCGAAGAACGTTGATATGTCGTACGTGTGCGGTTGCTCCGAAGCCGGTTCCGCGGCATCGCGTGGCAGAAAGCTGGGGGCGGTTTTCTTCAGCACATGAACGCCATACACGAAGTCACGCTGGCTGGCCGAGGGAATCGAGAGCTGTACGACCTCATCCGAATCCTTCACGACGCGTGCGACGACATCCGACGTGCGAAGTTCGTTGGTCACCGTCTGAAGCGCCGGAGTGACGACCTGACGAATGAACTGCTTCGCGTCCTCCTCAGTGTGGTCTTTGAGCATCCGGGACAAGCGAAGGCGCCAGTGCTGCCCCGTCCAGAACTGGGTCGCGGGCGCCATGCTTTGTGAGTAATGCGCGTCGTCGGCCATCAGTCCGCGCCAAAGGCCATAGCAGAGTGCGAGCATCACCACGGTGACTGGTAGCGCGGCGATAAGCGTCACGGCCTGGAGCGCCTTCAAACCGCCGGCGACGATCAGTACCACCGCCGTGACACCGAGCAAGGTGGCCCAGAACAAGCGTTGCCAAACCGGAGACTCCGGCGCGCCCCCCGAGGCAATGGAATCGATGACAAACGCGCCGGAATCGGCCGATGTCACGAAGAACACGCCGACCAGGATGATGGCCGCAACAGACAGTATCGACGTCATCGGCAAGTATTCGAAGAACCGGAAGAGCAGGGCATCGACATTGGCGGCCGTCTGGGTCAACGCGCCCGCGGCCGAGTGCGTATCGAGCCAGATGGCACTGTTGCCGAACACGGTCATCCAGATCAGGTTGAACGCCGTTGGTACCAGCAGCACGCCGATGACGAACTGTCGAATTGTTCGGCCGCGCGAGATGCGCGCAATGAACATGCCTACGAACGGCGACCACGAAACCCACCACGCCCAGTAAAGGATTGTCCAGTTCGCGAACCAGTCCTTTTCGTTCGGCGCCTTGTAAGCGTATGTGTGGAAAGAAAGCTCTATCAGGCTGGAGAGATAGTTCCCAAGATTGTCTCCGAACGCGCGAAGCAAGAAGGCGGTCGGGCCGGCAATCGCCACGAACAGCATCAGCGCAATCGCCAGCATCAGGTTCATTTCGGACAGCCGCCGCACGCCTTTGTCGAGACCCGTCGCCGCCGACAAGCCAGCCAGCGCTACGACGACAGCAACTAGCCCGAGCTTGAATCCCAGCCCGTCCACCTGCCATCCGGCAACCAGGTGCATGCCGGCGCTCATCTGCATGACGCCAAAGCCCAACGTAGTGGCAATGCCTGAAATCGTGCCCACCAGCGCAAAGGCATCCACGGCATGACCGAGCACGCCATTCACGCGTTCGCGCAAGATGGGGTAGAGGCCCGAGCGGAAGGTCAGGGGAAGGTTGTAACGAAATCCGAAGTACGCCAGCACCAGTCCCATGACCCCGTAAACGGCCCATGCGCTGAAGCCCCAGTGGAAGAACGTCATCAGCATGGCTTCGCGGGCCGCTTCCGGCGTCGCCGCCACGGCGTTGGGCGGAGAGACAAAATGCTGGATCGGCTCGCCGACACCGAAGTACATCAAGCCAATGCCCATGCCCGCCGCGAAAAGCATGGCGGTCCATGATACGAAGCTGAACTCCGGAGCCACGTCGTCAGGGCCCAGCTTGATGCTGCCGAAGCGACTGAGTGCGACAACAAGGAGGAAGATCACGAAGATCGCCACCGACAGCACAAAGAACCAGTCAAATCGCGCAATCACCCACGCCTGCGCAGCCATGAAGCGCGCGCCCGATGCGGCCGGCCAAAGTGAGCAGACAAGCAGGAGCAGTCCGACGACGATCAATGACGGCACGACCACGGGTGCCTTGAAGGTGGTGTGGTGTGTTCGCTGTGGAGTTTGCATTGAATCATTCCCGTCAATGCCAGGGAGCGGGCTCCATACACCGCCATGCAGTCTGGCGATAACGCCTGACTCCCGATGACAGGGGGCGCGACTAGGGCCGCAAACTGCGCCTAAGCCGCAAGACCCGCAAGCCACCTTAAGGCTTTGTCTCATGGGCGTTCAGGCCCGGTCTCATCTCGGCCCAAGTTTGGCACGCATGAGGCCGCCGCGAAACGATGACGTGAAGATTACGCGACGATTCAACGAGCCCTGCGCGAACGATGGAGTCCCAGCGTCGCTATGAGCATCAGAATCGCGGCGGCGACGAACAGGACATTCGTTGCGATCCTCTGGTACGCAAGTACGCCGGCCACGCCGCCAGCGAGGAAAGAGAGCACAGTCTGGGTATGCAGTCGCAACCGGGTGACGTGGGCCGCCAGTTCGGTACGCGGTTCGCGTCGCCGCGCGATATCGAACAGCATGCTCAGGCCTATCCCGATGTCCGTCGACATGCCCGATACATGTGTTGTACGCACGCGAGCATCGGAAATCTGAGTCACGACGGCATTCTGCAGGCCCATGAGAAACGCAAGTCCAAGCACCAACATCGGCCCCCGTTGGGCGCCCGGGAGCGCCAGTTCGGCGGCCCCAAGTGCGGCCATCAACAGGGCCTCGATCATCACGACCCACGCGTAAATGCCTGGCATCTGACGCCGGCGTCCGGAATTGATCACCAGTGATGAAAACGCCGCGCCGATGATGAAAACGATGATGATTGCAAGATAGAACACGCCGATCATCCAGTCCGCGCGGGACGCATGATCGGACAGGGCCGATACGTTGCCGGTCATATTGGCTGAGAAGAAGCCCACTGCATGGAAGGCCGCGGTATTCACGGCGCCGGCGATCGCCGCGAGAATGCAGGCAAGACGCCGATCCGTCGCGTGGTCGCGCGCAGTTCCCTGGCGAATGAGCATCGTGGCCTCGTGCATGGGGTATCGGCGCCCACCATTCTACTGTCCCTCGCGCCGGTAGAGGCGTGGTGAATGGCCCCGTGCCACGTCGCCCGTCAAACCATGACCTATGGCGATCGGGCGGCATTGGCACTTGACAGTCGTTTGGCCGTCCAAAAGGATCGGCATACCCCAATCCGGCGCTGGATATCCCCATGGCCCGTCTGTTCCGGTGGTCCCCGTTGGTGCTCGCGCTCGCGTTATGCATGCTGCCGATAAAGTGTCTCCAGGCCGGGGAGCGCAAGGCGGGATCGATTGAATCCACCGTCAAGACGTTGCATACGACCGATGGCAGAAGCGTGCGGTACGAAATAGGCACCCTCTATGTCCCCGAGAATCGCAAGGTCGCGCATAGCCGGCTGATCCCGGTGGGGTTCGCGCGCATTCGCTCCTCCGGGGCAGCGGTTGGCGTGCCTCCGGTATTCTGGTTGCCTGGTGGGCCTGGCCTGAGCGTCTTGCATGATTTCGAAGGCAAGACAGAGAGTGCACAGGCGCGCGTGGCGATGTGGGAGCGATTCACCCATGTGGCGGATGTCGTCATCATCGAGCAGCGCGGCTATACGGCCATGGGGGAAATGCTCCGAGCCAACAACTCGCCACTTCCGCTCGACGAGCCGGAAACGCCGGCAGCCAAAATTCGTCGGTACGCTGCCTTGGCGGAAGCCGCCCGCAAGGCGTACCCAGCTGCCGACCTTGCCGGTTACACCATCGCCGCATGCGCCGACGACGTCGACGATCTTCGCCATGCGCTGGGCTACCGGCAGATCAGTCTTTTCGGAGGCAGCTTTGGCTCTCAGTGGAGCATGGCCGTCATGCGGCGGCATCCGGACCGAGTGGCGCGCGCCGTGCTCTCCGGTGTCGAGCCGCTGGACAACGGCTATGACATGCCCTCGCACGTCTACGCCGCCATGCAGCGCATCGCCTTTGACGCCGATCGCGATCCCGGCCTCGCACCGTGGATGCCCAAGGGAGGCTTGATGGCCGCGGTTCGCGTCGTTCGCGATCGTCTGGCCAAAGCGCCGGTGACGATCGACCTCGTCGACCAGGCCACGGGCAAGTCACAGCGCGTCACGCTCGGCGTGGGCGATTTCCAGCAGTTCCTTGTCGACAACTCGTCCGTGGCCGATGACTGGCCGGCGCTGGTGCTGGCGATCTATTACGGGCACTACACGTCCTGGGCAACTTCAGTAGCCCGGGATCGACAGCCTTCGGCGGTCACCTTGATTGGCCCCTTGATGGACCAGAGTCTTGGCGTCAGTGCAGCACGCGAATTTCAGATGCGGACCGATCCGGCGCTGGACATGCTGGGTACCTGGAATTTTGAGCCCTATCTGGGCTCAAGGAGCGCATGGCCGACGCCGGACATGGGCGATGAATTGCGGTTACCCGTTACCACGACCATCCCCGTCGTTTTCGTGCACGGCGATTTCGATACTTCCACCCCCGTGGAAAACACGCTGGGGCTGTTGCCTTACTTTGTTCGTTCCCACGCGATCATCGTGCATCGTGGCGGTCATGACGGTACGTTCTATTTGTTGCGTGAAGACAGTGGCACCAAGGCGGCGATCTATCGTTTCCTCGGCACCGGAGTGATGCCTGAGCTTCCATCAACCATTGATGCCCCGAAGATCGTTTTCACCACGCCAACGTTCCAGCCTTCGCCGCAGGTTGCCGATGGGCACTGAATCACCCATCGCCACACGGCCGGAATGTTTCGTTGCGATCGTCGCGATCAAGCGCTGAATAGAGATGAATGCCAATGTGACGCAATGTCATCTGGCGCGTGCGATTTGCGTCGGTGCGACGACAAGATGTTGTCGTCAGGATCGCGCAAGCTGTCTCGCTTCCATCCGCTTAGCGTGCGCTTAGCCTGCGCGTAGCTTGCGTTGTGTTTCCTGCGGAAGCAGCGCTATCGACAGAACCTTCGCCGCTTAGCCATCACTTTGAAATCGCCTGAAATCGCATCATGCCAATGGCCGATGGCGCCTGCGTTTTCTCGCGCGTAAGGTGCGCGAACGCATGGGCAATCCATGCGTACTAGCGAAGGCGTTCATCGGTGCCGCCGATGTGCAGCCTTGCCAGGGGGCGCGGTCACCTAACGCAATACGGGAGGCCATAGTCATGAAGAACCGACTGCTTTTAGCGGTGGCAGTCATGGCGTTCGCTACGAGCGCCATGGGTGCAACGCCAGTCACGCTCAAAATTCAGAAAGGGGCAACGACGACACCCGTGTCATCGCAGATAGGCGGGGCGCCCATCACGGCCCTTGAACAGGACCCGGCGATGTCGGGAGGTGATGCCGATTCAGGCGATGGTAACGACCTCGGTGACAAGCCCGTCACCAATCGCTCCATTGCGCATGGTCGCGCGGGTGTGAATCGCATGGGCAACGCCAAGCGCGCAAAGTCCAGCCCAGAACTGCTTGGTGGATTCGATGGACTCAACTTCCATGATCAGCGCTACTCGAACAACGGCAATCAATTCTCGGTCGAGCCGCCGGATCAGGGGCTTTGTGCGGGTAATGGCTTCGTCCTCGAGAGTGTCAACGATGTGCTGGCGATCTATGACAGTTCGGGGCATCAGCTTGTCGGTCCGGTCGATCTGAATACGTTCTACGGTTATCCGGCAGCGATCAATCGCAGCAATGGCCAGTACGGTCCCAGCATCACCGATCCATCGTGCTACTACGACGCCTCGACGAAGCGCTGGTTTCAGGTGGTCTTGACGCTCGATCGCATCGGGACAACCTCCGCGTTAGCCGGCACGAATCACCTGGATATCGCCGTCAGCCAAACAGCCGACCCCACGGGCGCCTGGATCGTGTATCAGCTTCCCGTGCAGAACAACGGCACGCAAGGTACGCCTGATCACCAGTGCGACCTTGGCTTTTGCCTCGGCGATTACCCGCATATAGGCGCGGATGCCAACGCGATCTTCCTGACCACCAACGAGTTCTCGTTCTTCGGCGACGGCTTCTACGGCTCGCAGATCTATGCCATTTCCAAGAAAGCGCTCGCCTCGTGGTCGGCGGCGGTGAATGTCGTGTTGTTCAATGGCGGCGATCCGAGCATTCCCGCGCCGGCCTTCACGGTCTGGCCGGCCGTCTCGTCCGGTGGGCAATATGCCGGCGCGCATGGCGGTACCGAGTATCTGCTCAGCTCCGACGCGGTGTTCTACGACTCGGGCGTGTCGAGCACGATCTGGTTGTGGGCCGTGTCCAACACGCAGGCGATCGATAGCGCACCCGGCACGTTGGCATTGAGCGTGTCGTCCGTCGGCGTGCAGCAATACGCCGTTCCGAGCAGCCTGGCCCACCAGAAGCCTGGCAGCACGCCATTGCGTGATTGTTTTGCCGTGCCAGGGTGTGCGCCGAACTACCTCGGCTATCCGAACCACGTCTATCCCGCGCCGCGCGACCTGGCGGTCAACGACTCACGCATGCAGCAGGTGAGCTATGCCAACGGGAAGCTGTGGGGCACCCTGGATACCGACGTTTTGCTCGGTGACGGAAGCCATGGTTCGGGCATCAATTTCTTCGTCATCAACCCGAACTCCGGCGGACTGTTCGCCAACGGCACGCTGTCGCTGCCTGATGCGAATCTGACCTACGGCTCGGCTGCCGTAACGCAAAGCGGGCGTGGTGTCATCGCGTTCACCGTCGTCGGGCCCAATGACTACCCGAGCGCGGGCTATGCGAGCTTCGACGCCAAGATCGGTGCCGGCGATGTCCATCTCGCGGCCGCTGGCGCCGGCCCCTGGGATGGCTTCACGGGTATCCCCTACCTGGGTGGCGACCGTCCTCGCTGGGGCGACTACGGTGCGGCTTCGGCCGACGGCAATACGATCTGGATTGCTTCGGAGTACATCGCTCAAACGTGCACGCTGGCGCAGTACCTGACCGCTCCGTTGTTCCAGTGTGGCGGAACGCGGGGTGCGTTGGGCAATTGGGCAACGCGCGTGTCGGCCATTGGGCTCTGAGTCGTACATGTCGCGACAGGAAGGGGCGCGGTCGCGGGCCGCGCCCCTTTTACCCGGTTCAGTCCTGACGTTGTCGCGCGGAGTGGACTATGCGCGACAGGAGCAATCCGAACATCAAGGGGATGAACAGTGCATACGCATACTGGCCCCTCGCGACGCCGATGCCATACGGGAACCAGATGCCCGGGACGCCAAGGGCATTAACCTCGGTGGCGAACAGGCCGATGCCGACGAGTACTGCGGCGAGGGCAGCCAGACAGGCGCCGAGCGCTTGGGTTCGAATCACGCCCAGTAGGATGATCCACGCATAGATCGCTGCAAATGCGATACGAGCGCCGGTGGCTGCAGCCTCGGCCATGGCTTTGATTGCATGCGGGCCATCCATCCAAAACCACGGCCGAGCGATCCATGCAGTGAGCATGTAGATGGCGGTGAGCCCAGCGATAGCCTTGCCAAGCCAGCGCAGGTCGTCGATGCGAAACCATTCGCGCCAGGCAAGCGTCCATGTTGCCAGAACAAGTGGCCGGAGCAAGATCATCACGCCGATGTCGGAGCTGCGCAGGCTAAGGAAGTGGCCCCAGTAGTACAGCACCTGATTGAGGCGCAGAAGGGCGAGCAGGCACAACGCGGCGATCATCCACCCATAGCGACGACTTGTCCGTGCGATGGCGAGTGCGGCCGCGATCATGGCCAGCACGACAAAGCCCAGCGGCTCGATGCCATCGGCAACGTAGCCCCAGAAAGTCGTCATCCACTGTGACCGGACAAGATGATCGATGCTGTCGGCCTGGCCGATGACCGGCGCGACGTGCAGGCCGCCGCTTTCGTCACCGGCGTCCACCGGATCCATCCAGACGCGGAACGCGATGTCGTAAGTCTGTGGGCCCGAGCCGGACGACGGTAGGGGGAATACGGTGGGACGCACGCTATAGGCAGTCGGCGTCGCGCCGGAGAAGTCGCCGGGGCCACCGAGCCGTTTGCCGTTGACGTAAACCTGAT belongs to Dyella terrae and includes:
- a CDS encoding alpha/beta hydrolase; the encoded protein is MLPIKCLQAGERKAGSIESTVKTLHTTDGRSVRYEIGTLYVPENRKVAHSRLIPVGFARIRSSGAAVGVPPVFWLPGGPGLSVLHDFEGKTESAQARVAMWERFTHVADVVIIEQRGYTAMGEMLRANNSPLPLDEPETPAAKIRRYAALAEAARKAYPAADLAGYTIAACADDVDDLRHALGYRQISLFGGSFGSQWSMAVMRRHPDRVARAVLSGVEPLDNGYDMPSHVYAAMQRIAFDADRDPGLAPWMPKGGLMAAVRVVRDRLAKAPVTIDLVDQATGKSQRVTLGVGDFQQFLVDNSSVADDWPALVLAIYYGHYTSWATSVARDRQPSAVTLIGPLMDQSLGVSAAREFQMRTDPALDMLGTWNFEPYLGSRSAWPTPDMGDELRLPVTTTIPVVFVHGDFDTSTPVENTLGLLPYFVRSHAIIVHRGGHDGTFYLLREDSGTKAAIYRFLGTGVMPELPSTIDAPKIVFTTPTFQPSPQVADGH
- a CDS encoding glycoside hydrolase; translated protein: MGDDPRWSSPGFDDSGWEAVDLTPAPGAHDGDVGITGYVAGWSRRGHAGYTGYAWYRIRVTVESDKGVPLAMSGPTLVDSTYQVYVNGKRLGGPGDFSGATPTAYSVRPTVFPLPSSGSGPQTYDIAFRVWMDPVDAGDESGGLHVAPVIGQADSIDHLVRSQWMTTFWGYVADGIEPLGFVVLAMIAAALAIARTSRRYGWMIAALCLLALLRLNQVLYYWGHFLSLRSSDIGVMILLRPLVLATWTLAWREWFRIDDLRWLGKAIAGLTAIYMLTAWIARPWFWMDGPHAIKAMAEAAATGARIAFAAIYAWIILLGVIRTQALGACLAALAAVLVGIGLFATEVNALGVPGIWFPYGIGVARGQYAYALFIPLMFGLLLSRIVHSARQRQD
- a CDS encoding YoaK family protein; translated protein: MHEATMLIRQGTARDHATDRRLACILAAIAGAVNTAAFHAVGFFSANMTGNVSALSDHASRADWMIGVFYLAIIIVFIIGAAFSSLVINSGRRRQMPGIYAWVVMIEALLMAALGAAELALPGAQRGPMLVLGLAFLMGLQNAVVTQISDARVRTTHVSGMSTDIGIGLSMLFDIARRREPRTELAAHVTRLRLHTQTVLSFLAGGVAGVLAYQRIATNVLFVAAAILMLIATLGLHRSRRAR